In Algisphaera agarilytica, a single genomic region encodes these proteins:
- the truB gene encoding tRNA pseudouridine(55) synthase TruB, whose protein sequence is MTTPPTEPWTGMIVVDKPLGLSSMDVIYRVRRAASRGAGVKKTKCGHAGTLDPLATGVILCCVGKATKSVDRLMGMTKEYEAEVDLSAFTTTDDREGPRTEVDVETPPTRDAVVAACQAMVGESVEQIPPAYSAIHIEGRRAYEMARNGEDVKMRPRWVRIDAIDLLAYDWPTATIRVTCGKGTYIRSIGRDLGVALGTGGHLAALRRTAVGPYRVEDAFAIEHFEKPLDRHDLAEVPPA, encoded by the coding sequence TTGACTACGCCTCCGACCGAGCCCTGGACCGGGATGATCGTGGTGGACAAGCCGTTGGGCCTGAGCTCGATGGACGTGATCTACCGCGTTCGCCGGGCCGCGTCACGCGGGGCGGGGGTGAAAAAGACCAAATGCGGCCACGCGGGCACCCTCGATCCGCTGGCCACCGGGGTGATACTGTGCTGCGTCGGGAAGGCGACCAAATCGGTTGACCGCCTGATGGGGATGACCAAGGAGTATGAGGCGGAGGTCGATCTCTCGGCATTCACCACCACCGACGACCGCGAAGGCCCCCGCACCGAAGTGGACGTCGAAACGCCCCCGACCCGTGACGCGGTGGTGGCGGCTTGTCAGGCGATGGTCGGCGAGTCCGTGGAGCAGATCCCCCCGGCCTACTCGGCGATCCACATCGAAGGCAGGCGGGCCTACGAGATGGCCCGCAACGGCGAAGACGTCAAGATGCGGCCGCGCTGGGTCCGCATCGACGCGATCGATCTGCTGGCTTACGACTGGCCCACCGCAACGATCCGCGTGACCTGCGGGAAGGGCACCTACATCCGCAGCATCGGGCGTGACCTCGGGGTCGCGCTGGGCACGGGCGGGCACCTCGCGGCTCTGCGTCGGACGGCCGTGGGCCCGTACCGGGTGGAGGACGCGTTTGCGATTGAGCACTTCGAGAAACCTCTGGACCGCCATGATTTGGCGGAGGTGCCCCCAGCGTAG
- a CDS encoding DUF2237 family protein, whose translation MIAPNPQTKNVLGTELQPCSTDPMTGFFRDGCCKTGPNDTGSHTVCAVMTAEFLEFTRAQGNDLSTPRPEYRFPGLKPGDRWCLCAARWREADEAGIAPPVVLEATHAKAVDIVPLASLEAAAIS comes from the coding sequence ATGATCGCACCCAACCCCCAAACCAAGAACGTCCTCGGTACCGAGCTACAGCCCTGCTCGACCGACCCGATGACCGGTTTCTTCCGCGACGGCTGCTGCAAGACCGGCCCGAACGACACGGGCTCGCACACGGTCTGCGCAGTCATGACCGCGGAGTTCCTGGAGTTCACCCGCGCCCAAGGCAATGACCTGAGCACGCCTAGGCCCGAGTACCGCTTCCCCGGACTTAAGCCCGGCGACCGCTGGTGCCTGTGCGCCGCTCGCTGGCGTGAAGCCGATGAAGCGGGGATCGCCCCGCCGGTGGTACTCGAGGCCACGCACGCCAAGGCGGTCGACATCGTGCCGCTCGCGTCACTGGAAGCCGCAGCGATTTCCTAA
- the tatC gene encoding twin-arginine translocase subunit TatC, which produces MPLDQSGDLVNESDISMPLGDHLEELRMRLIFAGIGIVVAAGVTFYFVFDLIGWLAQPLLQAQDTMGFPAQTLVTDATAGFTSVILPVGIIAAALLASPWVIYQGWKFVSVGLYSHEKKAVYILTPFSTLMTVLAVSFTYYILLPISLLFFLQFATYFPKVELSSPNPLWGIILDAYGGDKTPPVDAGDQLSTDEPVELPLFPVLGEDPVEPAEGAMWINAQEGKLKALVNGEVRIIGLRSDRLINPLPQLGEYVKFAAMLMFGVTLAFQLPVVMLVLGWTHLFDPKAIASLRKYALFVAFAAGAILTPTDMLSMFVLAVPLYVLFEVGLIMMKIADRGGSSAPDEL; this is translated from the coding sequence ATGCCATTGGATCAGTCAGGCGACTTGGTCAACGAGTCAGACATCTCGATGCCGCTGGGCGACCACCTCGAAGAACTGCGGATGCGGCTGATCTTTGCCGGCATCGGCATCGTGGTCGCAGCCGGGGTCACGTTCTATTTCGTCTTCGACCTGATCGGCTGGCTGGCCCAGCCCCTGCTCCAGGCCCAAGACACCATGGGCTTCCCGGCCCAAACCCTCGTCACCGACGCCACCGCCGGGTTCACCAGCGTCATTCTCCCTGTAGGGATCATCGCCGCAGCGCTGCTCGCCTCACCTTGGGTGATTTATCAGGGCTGGAAGTTCGTTTCCGTGGGTTTGTATTCCCACGAGAAGAAAGCGGTGTACATCCTGACGCCTTTCAGCACGCTGATGACGGTGCTGGCGGTGTCGTTCACCTACTACATCCTGCTGCCGATCAGCCTGCTGTTCTTCCTGCAGTTCGCGACCTACTTCCCCAAGGTCGAGCTGTCCTCGCCCAATCCGCTCTGGGGGATCATCCTGGACGCCTACGGCGGCGACAAGACCCCGCCGGTAGATGCCGGTGACCAGCTTTCCACCGACGAACCGGTCGAGCTTCCCCTGTTCCCCGTCCTCGGTGAGGATCCGGTCGAGCCCGCCGAGGGGGCCATGTGGATCAATGCTCAGGAGGGCAAGCTCAAAGCCCTGGTCAACGGCGAGGTTCGCATCATCGGACTACGCAGCGACCGCCTCATCAACCCGCTCCCGCAGCTCGGTGAGTACGTGAAGTTCGCCGCGATGCTGATGTTCGGCGTGACTTTGGCGTTCCAATTGCCCGTGGTGATGCTTGTCCTGGGCTGGACGCACCTGTTTGATCCGAAGGCGATCGCGTCGCTGCGCAAGTACGCGTTGTTTGTCGCGTTTGCGGCGGGCGCGATCCTGACACCGACCGACATGCTCAGCATGTTTGTGCTCGCGGTGCCGTTGTACGTGCTGTTCGAAGTCGGCCTGATCATGATGAAGATCGCGGACCGCGGCGGTTCGTCGGCCCCCGATGAGCTTTGA
- the queA gene encoding tRNA preQ1(34) S-adenosylmethionine ribosyltransferase-isomerase QueA, producing MRTSELDFDLPPERIATTAAEPRDSARLMAIHRDSGKVEHRRVRDLPKLGVFQPGDLMVVNQTRVLRAYLTGTRDATGGKVSGLFVCAHDETTWEVMLESKGKLQPGEAIDLHPVPRKGDETVAQLTLTESLGRGAWRVQVSSDQTTDPPTLLERVGSTPLPPYIRKARKAREQPEFTGNDFERYNTVFSDTQQAGSVAAPTAGLHFTPELLASLDAMGVHRAAVTLHVGLGTFLPVHTESLEDHPIHREWIDVAGETLDALRAVRERGRDILAVGTTSVRTLESLPDSFEGVNQHTGETELFITPDRVADGSFTYRYTDRLLTNFHLPQSTLLALVAALPGVGVDRLLGWYREAIREEYRFYSFGDAMLIL from the coding sequence ATGCGTACTTCGGAACTCGATTTCGACCTCCCCCCCGAACGGATCGCCACGACCGCCGCCGAGCCCCGCGACAGCGCCCGGCTGATGGCCATCCACCGCGATTCGGGCAAAGTCGAACACCGCCGGGTCCGTGACCTGCCCAAGCTGGGTGTGTTCCAGCCGGGCGACCTCATGGTCGTGAACCAGACCCGTGTCCTGCGGGCCTACCTCACCGGCACCCGCGACGCGACCGGCGGCAAGGTCTCGGGCCTGTTCGTCTGCGCGCACGACGAAACCACTTGGGAAGTCATGCTCGAGTCCAAGGGCAAGCTCCAGCCCGGCGAAGCCATCGACCTGCACCCCGTTCCGCGGAAGGGTGATGAGACCGTGGCCCAGCTCACCCTGACCGAGTCGCTCGGGCGAGGCGCTTGGCGGGTCCAGGTGAGCTCGGACCAAACCACTGACCCGCCGACGCTTCTCGAGCGGGTGGGCTCGACGCCGCTGCCACCCTACATCCGCAAAGCCCGAAAAGCCCGTGAGCAACCCGAATTCACGGGGAACGACTTCGAGCGCTACAACACGGTGTTTTCCGATACGCAGCAGGCCGGCTCCGTCGCCGCCCCCACGGCGGGACTCCACTTCACGCCGGAGCTGCTCGCCTCACTCGATGCGATGGGCGTGCACCGTGCCGCGGTCACGCTGCACGTGGGGCTGGGTACCTTCTTGCCCGTTCACACCGAGTCGCTCGAAGACCACCCGATCCACCGCGAATGGATCGACGTTGCGGGTGAGACGCTCGACGCGTTGCGGGCCGTGCGTGAACGGGGCCGGGACATCCTTGCGGTGGGTACGACCAGCGTGCGGACCCTCGAAAGCCTGCCCGATTCATTCGAGGGCGTGAACCAGCACACCGGCGAGACCGAATTGTTCATCACCCCCGATCGTGTAGCCGACGGCTCATTTACCTACCGCTACACCGACCGCTTGCTCACCAACTTCCATCTGCCCCAATCGACGCTGTTGGCTCTGGTCGCCGCCCTGCCGGGTGTCGGGGTCGATCGTCTGCTGGGGTGGTATCGCGAAGCGATCCGAGAGGAATACCGCTTCTATTCCTTCGGCGACGCGATGCTCATCCTCTGA
- a CDS encoding thermonuclease family protein yields MKRLPPLAYLRRRRWRSRGAVVLAVLLLVALFLADRWGVLVYGGAEATRYDGRSFDVVAVIDGDTLDLDVPDGSSATTRVRLWGINTPERGRQGRPAETGAEAATERTQELALGQRVTLRLEPHRLRGQYGRLLAYVVLADGTILNERLLSEGLARADDRWPHREVDRYAQLQRQAQREGRGLWFEPPPGIRGP; encoded by the coding sequence GTGAAACGCTTACCGCCTTTGGCGTACTTGCGGCGTCGCCGTTGGCGTAGCCGAGGCGCCGTGGTGCTGGCGGTGCTGTTGCTGGTCGCGCTGTTCCTCGCCGATCGCTGGGGCGTCCTGGTATATGGCGGGGCGGAAGCGACCCGGTACGACGGGCGGAGTTTTGACGTGGTCGCGGTCATCGACGGCGATACGCTTGATCTGGACGTACCCGATGGGTCGAGCGCTACGACCCGGGTGCGGCTCTGGGGGATCAACACCCCCGAGCGTGGACGGCAGGGGCGTCCCGCTGAGACCGGGGCTGAGGCCGCGACCGAACGGACGCAGGAACTTGCCCTCGGGCAGCGGGTCACCCTCCGGCTTGAACCCCACCGGCTCAGGGGCCAGTACGGGCGTCTGCTGGCCTACGTGGTCCTGGCCGACGGAACGATCCTCAACGAACGCTTGCTGTCCGAAGGGCTGGCCCGGGCGGACGATCGCTGGCCACACCGGGAGGTGGATCGTTACGCCCAGCTCCAGCGGCAGGCCCAGCGGGAAGGCCGCGGCTTGTGGTTCGAGCCACCGCCCGGGATTCGTGGACCCTAG
- a CDS encoding AI-2E family transporter: protein MSDSADAVEPSPQPPEARPEPARATPGKPEFRRYVWQRRWFQTLLAALVIFLVLSYVVPGVLGMLYAVRSVLVPVLIGLALAYIVNPALRFVELKMRIGRLAGTISLMLLALVMVMVIMVTAVPTMYQQGGELLKTIQEAYPRYVDKLLARIDQKEAGESEQRPDVVVVQVKPEVAANDTEAEIDGTTQAAEIDAEADAVSPEAAEEDASIVDKFINPDRNRRLLELSVERLKGLDGSVIAGWAMQSLDIGVGLVGSAVSFTSYIALSAVVIVFCFFFFSWKFDAILKWFEPFIPRSHQAETIDMLKKMDLAVSSFVRGRLIQSLVMMVILIVGWWIADVPYWFLLGVVTGLMNLVPFLPAVGWILALILAVITTLANGGDFTVALILWPSVVYFAAQSLDGWVVEPLVQGQATNLDPLTVMLVVLVGGTLAGLLGMLLAIPLAACVKILSREMLLPRLRKVAAEA, encoded by the coding sequence ATGTCCGACTCGGCCGATGCCGTTGAGCCCTCACCCCAGCCCCCTGAGGCACGCCCCGAACCGGCGCGTGCCACCCCAGGCAAACCCGAGTTCCGCCGATACGTCTGGCAGCGACGCTGGTTCCAGACGCTGCTCGCCGCGCTGGTCATCTTCCTGGTGCTGTCCTACGTCGTGCCCGGCGTCCTGGGGATGCTCTATGCGGTGCGCTCGGTGCTCGTACCGGTGCTGATCGGCTTGGCGTTGGCGTACATCGTCAACCCGGCCCTGCGTTTTGTCGAGCTCAAGATGCGCATCGGCCGACTGGCGGGGACCATCTCGCTGATGTTGTTGGCCCTGGTCATGGTCATGGTCATCATGGTCACCGCGGTGCCGACGATGTACCAACAAGGCGGCGAGCTGCTCAAGACGATCCAGGAAGCTTATCCGAGATACGTCGACAAACTGCTTGCCCGGATCGACCAAAAAGAAGCGGGCGAGTCAGAACAGCGACCCGACGTCGTGGTGGTACAGGTCAAGCCGGAGGTCGCGGCGAATGACACCGAAGCAGAGATTGACGGCACGACTCAAGCCGCGGAGATCGATGCAGAGGCCGACGCCGTGAGTCCAGAGGCGGCCGAGGAAGACGCGTCGATCGTCGACAAGTTCATCAACCCCGACCGCAATCGCCGACTGCTCGAGCTCAGTGTCGAACGGCTCAAGGGATTGGACGGCTCGGTCATCGCGGGCTGGGCGATGCAGTCGCTGGACATCGGCGTCGGGCTGGTGGGGTCCGCGGTGAGCTTCACCAGCTATATCGCGTTGTCCGCCGTGGTGATCGTGTTCTGCTTCTTTTTCTTCTCGTGGAAGTTTGATGCGATCTTGAAATGGTTCGAGCCGTTCATCCCACGCTCGCATCAGGCCGAAACCATCGACATGCTCAAGAAGATGGACCTGGCGGTCTCGTCGTTTGTGCGCGGCAGGCTGATCCAGAGCCTGGTCATGATGGTGATCCTGATCGTCGGCTGGTGGATCGCCGACGTGCCCTACTGGTTCTTGCTTGGGGTGGTGACGGGGCTGATGAACCTCGTGCCGTTCCTTCCCGCGGTGGGCTGGATCCTGGCGTTGATCCTGGCGGTCATCACGACGCTGGCCAACGGCGGAGACTTCACGGTCGCGCTGATCCTCTGGCCGAGCGTCGTCTACTTCGCGGCACAGAGCCTCGACGGCTGGGTGGTCGAGCCGCTGGTTCAGGGACAGGCCACGAACCTGGACCCGTTGACCGTCATGCTGGTGGTCCTGGTCGGCGGGACACTGGCCGGGCTGCTGGGCATGCTCCTGGCGATCCCGCTGGCGGCATGCGTAAAGATACTATCCCGTGAGATGCTGCTACCCCGACTCAGAAAAGTCGCGGCCGAGGCCTAG
- a CDS encoding Minf_1886 family protein, which yields MNSTRYPLDAFVFVQRGLDFTVRREHGELTEDYDPEDPDQPSRHISGRVLCEGLRDYAIQQYGLLAGTVLRRWRITKCEDFGHIVFAMVESGMMHKTEDDSLADFENVYSFRDAFGSSALALG from the coding sequence GTGAATTCGACCCGATACCCGCTGGACGCCTTTGTTTTCGTTCAGCGCGGCTTGGACTTCACGGTCCGCCGGGAGCACGGCGAGCTCACCGAAGACTACGACCCCGAGGACCCGGATCAGCCCAGCCGTCACATCAGCGGCCGGGTGCTGTGCGAGGGGCTGCGTGACTACGCCATCCAGCAATACGGCCTGCTCGCGGGCACGGTGCTGCGTCGCTGGCGGATCACGAAATGTGAAGACTTCGGCCACATCGTCTTCGCCATGGTCGAATCCGGCATGATGCACAAGACCGAGGACGACTCGCTGGCGGACTTTGAAAACGTCTACTCGTTCCGTGACGCCTTCGGCAGCTCGGCCCTGGCCCTGGGCTGA
- a CDS encoding queuosine precursor transporter has product MSTASPGIDPAILHQRRERVFLVLAGLFLGTLTMLNLLGISRFLVLASYGGESGLQWGIPGELTFAVAVGVLPYPITFLCTDLISEFYGRKRANFLVLVGLLLNLWVVLILWIGGELPGFLPNDAGGGFPVQPEYNADKGLYEETGWTFYQIRFLAISSVFASMIAYLAAQLIDVQVFHFWKRLTKGKHLWLRNNGSTIISQFVDTFAVITITHFYAHALPVDDAKAIWPQLWLFIITGFVFKLVAALIDTPVIYLAVAFFKKYLHLDPTAEHNADVEEIQMFSSPQ; this is encoded by the coding sequence TTGTCCACCGCATCTCCCGGCATCGATCCCGCGATCCTCCATCAACGCCGTGAACGGGTGTTCCTCGTTCTCGCGGGGCTGTTCCTCGGGACGTTGACGATGCTCAACCTGCTGGGGATATCGCGGTTCCTGGTCTTGGCGTCCTATGGCGGGGAATCGGGATTGCAGTGGGGCATCCCGGGCGAGTTGACCTTCGCCGTCGCCGTGGGTGTGTTGCCTTACCCGATCACTTTTCTCTGCACCGACCTCATCAGCGAGTTTTACGGCCGAAAACGAGCCAATTTTCTGGTTCTCGTCGGTTTGCTGCTCAACCTCTGGGTGGTGTTGATCCTCTGGATCGGCGGCGAACTCCCGGGCTTTCTGCCCAACGACGCCGGCGGCGGCTTCCCCGTACAGCCCGAGTACAACGCCGACAAAGGCCTCTACGAAGAAACAGGCTGGACCTTCTACCAGATACGTTTCTTAGCGATCAGTTCGGTCTTTGCTTCGATGATTGCGTACCTGGCCGCTCAGCTCATCGATGTGCAGGTGTTCCACTTCTGGAAACGGCTAACCAAAGGCAAGCACCTCTGGCTGCGTAACAACGGCTCGACCATTATCAGCCAATTCGTGGACACGTTTGCGGTGATTACCATTACCCACTTCTACGCCCACGCATTGCCGGTCGACGACGCCAAGGCTATCTGGCCGCAGCTCTGGCTTTTCATTATCACGGGCTTCGTGTTCAAACTTGTCGCGGCGCTGATCGACACCCCGGTGATCTACCTAGCTGTAGCATTCTTCAAGAAGTATCTGCATCTCGACCCCACGGCTGAACACAACGCGGACGTCGAAGAGATTCAGATGTTTAGCTCCCCTCAGTGA
- a CDS encoding 5-formyltetrahydrofolate cyclo-ligase, whose amino-acid sequence MSTKAQLRQKFRAVRDAIPAGERQRGSQAIHQTILNLPELGTAQSVFVYASAGSEVATHELIEALLVRGKTVAVPHITDPKAGRMQAVVIHALQDLVPDPHLPSLLTPQTGEPLGLAPDLTLLPGLAFSPETGVRLGMGGGYYDRFFDGPGHEGGLRVGLAFDEQLRDDLPVETHDYPVHAIATPRRLYRISAED is encoded by the coding sequence ATGTCGACCAAAGCTCAACTCCGGCAAAAGTTCCGGGCCGTGCGGGATGCGATACCGGCCGGCGAGCGGCAGCGCGGTTCCCAAGCCATCCATCAAACGATTCTGAACCTGCCGGAACTCGGCACTGCCCAAAGCGTTTTCGTGTACGCCTCGGCGGGCAGCGAGGTGGCGACGCACGAGTTGATCGAGGCGTTGCTTGTCCGCGGTAAAACGGTGGCGGTCCCGCACATCACCGATCCCAAGGCGGGCCGGATGCAGGCGGTCGTCATCCACGCGCTCCAGGACCTCGTACCCGACCCGCACCTGCCTTCTCTGCTCACCCCCCAAACCGGCGAACCGCTCGGCCTCGCCCCCGACCTCACGCTGCTCCCCGGGCTCGCGTTTTCGCCCGAGACCGGCGTCCGGCTGGGCATGGGCGGGGGGTACTACGACCGCTTTTTCGATGGGCCGGGTCATGAGGGTGGCCTGCGTGTCGGCTTGGCCTTCGACGAACAACTGCGCGATGACTTGCCCGTAGAAACTCACGACTACCCCGTCCACGCCATCGCGACCCCGCGTCGGCTTTACCGTATTTCCGCTGAGGATTAA
- a CDS encoding L-dopachrome tautomerase-related protein, translated as MNKMSILVLSLAGLGVTGCSTTAPHSDEVSAAGDQPAGITFPAGTDLNQLVVELAQFDDHSPSGIAVSSTGRVFVTFPWLDRQPSPALGELQPTGEAVAYPSAIWNQWDAKPGPSALRAIVSAQALTTTIENGNEFLWVLDSGNPRQRGVIVAGPKLFKIDLSDDSVAQIFYFDHQRDFSADSVLSDVRVDAEQGVAYLSDSQRGGIYVVDLKQRQTRAVLVGHESTRPESGVTLHTGPEGERSNVRLGVAGLELSADGDYLYYHAVVGRTLYRVPTAVLLDDQAGEVAVSEAVENLGTTGSAMDGLKFNHATGDLYMTALEHNAVYVRRASGKMESLVADGRLRWPDSLALANDGYLYLTASAKHLKRPYANRSSKDASGYVLKVSLEYLELAAVAAREAEEAQQAYEASKALAEEANQRVEAARQTAEAEAKVAESALREVSAAAEQVTKRQFEVAQAEQAAADQLKVEEAAAMQAQQDAQAAADEAVTSEAVAHEAEEAARLARIKAEEAHRALLKAQEASQTAEQSLAEAEAAEQALEAAVAQAETAQAMALEARESADRLQDAAEAYQARAQVAADAWTTEQGYAQEFAAAAERAERLADIAARSLEQAQLAEVRRSEESDNAGERLELADVPTAE; from the coding sequence ATGAACAAGATGTCGATCCTCGTCTTATCCCTGGCCGGTCTCGGCGTGACGGGTTGCAGCACGACTGCGCCACACTCAGACGAAGTGTCTGCCGCCGGCGATCAGCCCGCAGGAATCACCTTCCCCGCAGGCACCGACCTGAACCAACTGGTCGTGGAGCTCGCGCAGTTCGACGACCACAGCCCCTCGGGCATCGCCGTGTCGTCGACCGGCCGCGTGTTTGTCACCTTCCCCTGGCTGGATCGTCAGCCTTCTCCCGCGTTGGGCGAGCTGCAACCGACCGGTGAAGCCGTGGCCTATCCCAGCGCGATCTGGAACCAATGGGATGCCAAGCCCGGCCCCTCCGCACTGCGCGCGATCGTGTCGGCCCAAGCGCTCACCACCACCATCGAAAACGGAAACGAGTTCCTCTGGGTGCTCGACTCGGGCAACCCACGCCAACGCGGCGTGATTGTCGCCGGCCCCAAGCTCTTCAAGATCGATCTGTCGGACGACAGCGTCGCACAGATCTTCTACTTCGACCATCAGCGTGACTTCTCTGCCGACAGCGTGCTCAGCGATGTGCGTGTCGATGCCGAGCAGGGCGTGGCCTACCTCTCCGACTCGCAGCGGGGCGGCATCTATGTGGTCGACCTCAAGCAGCGCCAGACCCGCGCGGTTTTGGTCGGCCACGAGTCGACCCGTCCGGAATCCGGCGTGACGCTTCACACCGGCCCGGAGGGTGAGCGTTCCAACGTCCGCCTTGGCGTTGCGGGTTTAGAGCTGTCTGCCGATGGCGACTATCTGTACTACCACGCCGTGGTCGGCCGGACGCTCTACCGCGTCCCGACCGCCGTGCTCCTGGATGATCAGGCCGGCGAGGTGGCGGTCTCCGAAGCCGTCGAAAACCTCGGCACCACCGGCTCGGCCATGGACGGGTTGAAATTCAACCACGCCACCGGCGACCTCTACATGACGGCCCTCGAGCACAACGCGGTCTACGTCCGCCGCGCCTCGGGCAAGATGGAATCGCTCGTCGCCGACGGACGCCTGCGCTGGCCCGACTCGCTCGCTTTGGCCAACGACGGCTACCTATACCTGACCGCGTCGGCCAAGCACCTGAAACGTCCCTATGCGAACCGCTCTTCCAAGGATGCTTCGGGCTACGTCCTGAAAGTCTCCCTGGAATACCTGGAACTCGCCGCAGTGGCCGCCCGTGAAGCCGAGGAAGCCCAGCAGGCCTACGAAGCTTCTAAGGCCCTGGCCGAAGAAGCCAACCAACGCGTCGAAGCCGCGCGTCAGACCGCCGAGGCCGAGGCGAAGGTCGCCGAGTCGGCTCTGCGTGAAGTGAGTGCGGCGGCCGAGCAGGTGACCAAGCGTCAGTTCGAAGTCGCTCAGGCCGAGCAAGCCGCCGCGGACCAGTTGAAGGTTGAAGAAGCCGCCGCTATGCAGGCCCAGCAGGATGCGCAGGCCGCCGCCGACGAGGCCGTGACTTCCGAAGCCGTTGCGCATGAGGCGGAGGAAGCCGCCCGGCTCGCACGGATCAAGGCCGAAGAAGCGCACCGGGCGTTGTTGAAAGCCCAGGAAGCGTCGCAGACCGCCGAGCAATCGTTGGCCGAAGCCGAGGCCGCCGAGCAGGCGTTGGAAGCCGCGGTGGCTCAGGCCGAGACCGCTCAGGCGATGGCGCTGGAAGCCCGCGAGTCGGCCGACCGTCTGCAGGACGCGGCCGAGGCGTATCAAGCCCGGGCTCAGGTTGCCGCCGATGCATGGACCACCGAGCAAGGCTACGCCCAGGAGTTCGCCGCCGCCGCCGAGCGTGCCGAGCGCCTGGCCGATATCGCCGCGCGTTCGCTGGAGCAGGCGCAGCTCGCCGAGGTGCGCCGCAGCGAAGAGTCGGATAACGCTGGCGAGCGTCTGGAGCTCGCCGACGTGCCCACAGCCGAGTAA
- the nadC gene encoding carboxylating nicotinate-nucleotide diphosphorylase, with the protein MPPLDAYISDQALDQLLAVAQFEDLGPTNLDATSALFIDENTTAEAKVVARQPGTVAGLALLPAIIERYDPNVTLQSVALDGARVEPGDAVAVFSGSLRSVLMLERVALNFLGHLSGVATHTAAFADRIAHTSAKVYDTRKTLPGLRGLQKYAVACGGGGTHRMGLYDAVLVKDNHLAHVPIAEWTDALRAMADRARSEIEGLKFVMVEVDTLEQLAQVLPAGVDLVLLDNMPPDVLRQAVDMRNQTAPGVQLEASGGVTLDSVVAIAESGVDRISVGALTHSSINLDLGLDIEPVAS; encoded by the coding sequence ATGCCGCCACTCGACGCTTACATTTCAGATCAGGCGCTCGACCAGTTGCTGGCGGTGGCGCAGTTTGAAGACCTCGGCCCCACCAACCTCGACGCCACTTCCGCGCTGTTCATCGACGAGAACACCACCGCGGAAGCTAAGGTCGTCGCGCGTCAGCCGGGCACGGTGGCGGGGTTGGCGTTGTTGCCGGCGATCATCGAGCGTTACGACCCGAACGTCACCCTGCAGTCGGTCGCGCTGGACGGGGCACGCGTCGAGCCGGGCGACGCGGTGGCGGTGTTCAGTGGGTCACTGCGTTCGGTACTCATGCTCGAACGCGTTGCGCTCAACTTCCTCGGGCACCTCTCGGGCGTGGCGACGCACACCGCGGCGTTTGCCGACCGGATCGCACACACCTCGGCCAAGGTCTACGACACCCGCAAGACCCTGCCCGGGCTGCGGGGCCTGCAGAAGTACGCGGTGGCGTGTGGCGGCGGCGGGACGCACCGCATGGGCTTATACGACGCGGTGCTGGTCAAGGACAACCACCTGGCGCATGTGCCCATAGCCGAATGGACCGACGCGTTGCGGGCGATGGCGGATCGGGCCCGCTCGGAGATCGAGGGGCTCAAGTTCGTGATGGTGGAAGTCGACACGCTCGAACAACTCGCCCAGGTCCTGCCCGCGGGCGTGGACCTAGTGCTGCTCGACAACATGCCGCCGGACGTACTGCGGCAAGCAGTCGACATGCGAAACCAAACCGCACCGGGCGTTCAGCTCGAGGCGAGCGGCGGGGTGACGCTCGATTCCGTTGTCGCGATCGCTGAGTCGGGCGTGGACCGCATCTCGGTGGGCGCACTGACCCACTCGTCGATCAACCTCGACCTCGGGCTCGATATCGAACCTGTCGCTTCGTAA